DNA from Globicephala melas chromosome 11, mGloMel1.2, whole genome shotgun sequence:
CTTCCAGCTATTTATGGGCTGCTGGGGCACCCTCTTTTCTCTTAGATGTTTGTTTCTTAGGCATGTGTTTGTTCTGTCTTGTCCCACTATTACATTTTAAGTTCCTGGAGTTTGCCTAATACAGATATGTAGACTATGCTTCAACGTCTGAACATGAATAGCAAGTCTGTGAAGAATTTAGCTacacatttctgttttgttcccaATAGTTATCTCTGTGCTGAGTTGTACAAATATTATTCCTGATATTGCCTTGAAAGTGTAAACTTACATCAtaaaaaattgcattttctagaaatgcaaatcgaaggcactatgagatatcaccttacacccaTTGATATGactattatataaaaaaaaaacagaaaataagttggTTAGAATGTGAGGAAATTGGAATCCTTatggtgggactgtaaaatggtacagctgctgtagaaaacatcatggcagttcctcaaaaaattaaagtagaattaccatatgatcttgcagttccacttctgagtatatagcCAAAAGAGTTGCAAGCAGAGTCTcagagagatatttgtacacccatgttcacagcagcactactcacaacagccaaaaggtggaagcaacccaagcgtCTATCAATGGATGgctggataaacaaagtgtggtacatacatacagtggaatattattcagcccccAAAAGGAAGggaatcctgtcacatgctacaacatggatgaaccttgaggacattatgctaagtgaaataagccagttaccaGAAGACGAATACTATATTATTCCACAtgtatgaggtatctaaagtaggcAGGTTCATACAAACAGGAAGAAGAATGATAGTTAGCAGGGCctagggggagggagaaaaggggagttgttgtttaatggctacagagtttcagttttgcaaaatgaaaaagttctagagactGTCCCAGCTTGAGCAGCCTGTGCTTTCAGGAACCACTGTCGTTGATGAGAGAGGCAGGCAGATGGAGAAGGAGACAAGGGCGAGTGAAAAGGAGCATTTGCTGTAAATGACTACTGCTTTCATTTTAGCTACATATACAGGATTCCGATTTctagataaaaaagatgtgagaaTGAGTCTTAAAATTATTCTCATTAATCAGAATAGAAAACTTGTATAGAAAGCAACTTGGTTTCAGAATCCTGGTGAGAATCCATGGACAGACTTCCACCCTTGGTCCTTCAGAACAGGGTCCCCCGTAACAATGTTTTTGATTTTGCAACCCTGTCAATGAGAAACTGAACACCCACTCCAAATgggtgtgtatttatttatcataTCACTATACCATTCTACTAATATATTAACATACATGATAAAACATGTGACAAGAAATAGTTAagtacaaacaaaaattaaatggagTTGTAAGGATATCTCCCCACCTGGGCAGATGGTCCTGCCTCAGCCCTCAGCTGCGTGTAGCTCCTCGGTGGAGACCACTGCTCTAGAACCCGGCTTTTCAGACTAATGCTTTGGATGGCAAACGCCTCCACAGATTGACGTCAGAAGGTCTGTGCAAAGTCATCTGGGGAGAGGGCCCCCAGGTTTCCTAAGATTTCCAAACTGTTCTGTGAGCCATAAACGCCTCAGTCTCAGTTCTCTAGAGAATGAATGAAAttgcagcattcttttttttttaaattgaggtgaaatttatattaaattaaccatcttaaaatgaacaaataaatggcatttggtgcattcacagtgttgtgcaaccatcacctctaaaATACTTtcatcacccccccaaaaaacccataCAGATTAAATAGTTGCTCCccacttcccctctccctccagtcCCTTGTTTGGCAGCCACAAATCTACTTGCCATCtctagatttacctattctgaatattttgcaTCAATGGGATTATACAATAGATGACTGTGTGTCTGATAAACTCAACATCATGCTTTCCAGGCTCAGATAGTGGTTTTTACCACAATTACAATGATGATTATTAGCATGagacagcagcagcagctcatGCCTAAGCTCCTGGTACGCTGGGCTGTGTGGGAAGAGAAAGTGCAATTGTTGAAGGAGTTCTggtctcttctctctgcctggaagttGGTGTTTGCTCTCGGGCTCCAGGAAATGGGGAGGCTCTCAGCTTGTGTGGTCTCAGGAAACGACTGTCTGGGTAAtaccttctttttcttcactgcatCCCCTCCGGTGCTACTCCTCGTGGGAGAAGGTTTTTCGGTGGTGATCCCGAGGATGGGGGAGCTTATTGTGGGAGGTAATGGGGATACTGGTGACCACATGGCCAGACCTAACTCACTCTGCACACAGAAGCCCTGCAGACATGCCTCGCAATTGTCACTGTCATGTGGCCCTTCAAGAGAGATTTCCTTGATCGTAGGAATCTCCACCAACGTAAATCCTTCTCTATAGCATTTCTTCAGAATTTGCAACACCAGGTTGTTCAGGATCCTTGAGATGTTCCCTTCTGTAAACTTGGGAACCTCAAACGAAGGCTGGGAGCACTTCTGACATCTTTGGGCAAAGACCCTCATCTTCACCCGGCCCCTGGATTCCCCCTCACTCCAGTGCATGTGGAAAAGGACCTGAACTTGGGCAGAGGCCCAATTTCGAGAGCATGAGGAGCACTGGAACCTGTGGAGAAAGAAGACAAGACCCTCAGCTTGGCCCAGTATGGCCCAGTATGGCCCAGTTGTGGGCTGTGCCGGAGGGACACACAGAAACATGATTTGATCCGGGTCATGGATTAGTGGGGAAGAAATCCCGAGCCCCTTGTTCCTATCTCCATTGTACCACCAGCATGCTCTGTGACCCACAGATGTGTCTGCCATGAAAACAGCAAATCACAAGCcatcagagctggaaggaatctTGGGCAAATTCGAAGTCCGGTGTgatcattttagagatgaggcacACGCTGGGAACTTGTCACGCCCAGAGACCCAGTGAGTGGAAGAGGCAGGACTGGAACTCCAGTCTCTTGACCCCAAATCAAGGCTTCTTCAAATGTAGATTTAAGTGGGTCAAAGGCTACAAGTGCAACAGCCCCAAGAACCCTGAACTGAAATCCAAAAATAGATACAAGTGGGTGTGGGTAAGTGCtatagtctgaatgtttgtgtccccctgcAAATTCCCATGTTGGGATCCTAACGTTGAAGGTGATGGTGTTAGAAAGTGGAACcttggggaggtgattaggttgtgagggtggagcccttggGAATGGGATTAGTCCCCTTATAATAGCGATCCCACAGAGCGCCCTAgctccttctgccatgtgaggacacaaggagaagcctgtggCTCAGAAGAgcagctggcaccttgatcttggacttccagcctccagaactgggagaaatgaGCTGAGACTCTGCTCCCATGCTCTTGGCCTGGGAAAACCACGCGCCACCAGGAGAAGAGAGCTCTGCTTCCTCTGCCCGGACCCTCTCCTGGCGAGGGGTTGGTGGGCAGGCAATGAGCACGGCCCCAGTCCCGAGCTAGAgtcccagcctcccacccccaatCCTTGGGGCTCTGCTTTCCCAACTGGAAAAGAGAGGGTGAGACTCTGGATGACTTCTGAGGGTCCTATTTTAAAAAGACTCCATCAGCTTGGAGTAGAGAGGGGTAAGGTTGCTGAGTGTTGCTCAGCTCTCCCcgtcctctgccccctccctgacGCTTCTCCTCAGCACACAGGGCCTCTCCCCACGGACTCTGTGTTGGACCCTAggtctcccaatgcagggagcatgaGCCCTGGGTCCTGCTCGTCCAACTCTCCTGCGGTTGAGGGAAATAACCTCCactcctccccttctcttttcctcactgCTTCTCACCCTCACCCCTCGCAGCCTGTTTTCTCTGTATCTGGGCATTAGCCCAGTCCTGCTATGGTTTTGCGGTTCagtgtaaaaaggaaaaatttttaatgaagccAAAACGTCTTGGATCAAGGGCACCTTCCTTCCTGTATTCTTCAATTTACAAGCGTGAGCACAACAAGACAAGTAACGAGTGTACACCGTAAGAAATAAGCAAGAATTTTCTGGAATATTGCTATCGCATTCCCTACTCACCTGGCACAGGTCCACTGCTGGTATTGTGTCCACCCTGGCTTCAGGATGTTAGGAAGAAGGCTTTTGTCTCGTGTCAGTTTCCACGTGTGCCATGGTTTCACCTCCCGGATTAATTCCTGGAACACCTGCTTCCACGCCTCCATGTCCTGACGCATCGCTGCTGTCCCCGTGAGCTGGGTGCGACAGTGTCTCCCGGGCTCTGACGGATCTGGAGCAGGACATGAGGTTTCCCACTTTAGAGAGCAAGGGTTCAGACCCACTCTCCCTTTATGTCCCTGGACTGGGCTCATGGACCAGGTCTTTGCCCCAAGGACCAAAGGTCAGTTGATGCTGGCTCCAAGTTCTGAGAACAGCACTAGGCTCCACAGGGAATTTCGAAAGACACGGAATGCATGGCTTCATCCAGCAAAATATTACCAAAGGAGGGCCCTGGACTCCGTGTCAGGACGGGTGGATCTCAGCCTGGCTCTGCTATTTGCCCACCTTTAACTGGGAACACACCTTTTTACCTCCGAAGCCCTACAGATGGTGGAGACAGGCTGCAGTTTTCCTTTCTAGAAGTAACATTTGAAAATCCTTGTCCATTGGGCTGCTGTGCTCACGATCCGGGAGGAGAGATGCAAAGAAGGACACGGCCATCCTGGGACCTTGCTCAAATTCCTGCATCCCTGCATCCTCGCCCTTGCTCTTTACTTCCTTGCTTGTGCCAAGTCTCTGTGGGACTGTGTTTCACAGACGCTAAGCTGGCCAAGGCAACTCCCAAGCCCACTCTTCCACCCATTGGAGACCAAAGCTGTTGTAGTTCCTTTGCCCCGGAGATGAGGCTACAAAGTCCCCACGTGGGTGGGAGGCCATGGCCACACTCCGAGGTGCTTCATCATCCCCTGCTTCCTCCAGGACAGgctagggaaggaggaaggagagaggagcgGGGCTGACGCCAGGGTGGGTGCTAAAGCAGGAGAGGAAAGCCCTGCCCTGAGCGAGTCCTCCAGGCTGGCAGCTCCTACCTCAGCTCAGGCCCGCAGAACAGCCTCTGTCCTGGCCTGCCGGCACCTCCAGGGCGGCCTGAGCCACTTTCCACACTGCAGCTGCGGGTCTTTCCAGAGGCGGAAACCCCCAGCTACATGGGGCTGTAGCATGGCATTCAGACCCCTCACAGGCCAGCCCTGCCTTTCTACCAGCCTTAGCCCTGCCAGGCTCATGCTCCCCCAAGGCCGTATCCGCGCCTCCACACTAAACCCCAGCCCTGCACTCCGGGCCATCCTCTGAACactcctgccctcctgccttGTGCGCAGATCCACCCCACCCAGAGCacccaccttccctccctccctcacccaccttccctcccaccttcaGGTTGTAGGGCCCACTCAGTACATGTTCCACTGTCCACTCCCTGGTCCTGCCTGGTGTTAACTAAAGAAATTCCTGTGCCCGCCTCCTAACTGCTGCTGAAGAAAGAGATCTCCTGAAGGGGAGAATGGCCTCCTCCTTTTCCCCTGCAGTTGAACAAATGCAAATACTCTTCTGCAGCGTAAAGCTCATTCAGATAACAAGGTGGTGACCAGAGAATATTTAAACAAAGGATCGGTCTGACTTTGTAGCTGGTATGAGATATTGTGTGAAAATGTCATATCCTGTTCTGTTTCATTAAAACCACCTTTGAAAATAATGATGTAAGGAGATGTTGAAAGATACCCAAATAGTGTTTCTGGGTCACGTAAAGATTACCTTTAGCCCCTTGCTCTGGTGAGAATATTCTAATTTGAAAACTCTGTGCGcttaaatgatataaatatttgAACACAAGTATTAAAGGGTGTGAGAGTGTTTGTCGCAATTAAATTAACATAGGCTGAATGTCTCCTCTCTAACTACCATGAGTAACATCACTTACCTGTTTTTCCAGAGAATTCTGGGTttctggggtaggggtggggtacGCCAAGGCCTGGGAAAGCTCCGTGGGGCTGAAGAGAAGAGAGCGGGATATTCATATTCGTGTCTCACAGGGACACTACTAGTCCCAGCCCCAGAAGTTCTCATTGAGTTGATCTGGGCATCACCGTTTCTAAACAGCTCCCCAAGTGCTTCTGATGCTCGGTTACGGTTACGGTGGAGACCACACGAGGAAGCGGAAGGGAAGGGAAACCTGGAGAGATCCTGGTAGCAATCACACGAGAGGGAGACGGAGGTGTCCCTCCTTCCCGCAAGGTTTACAGAGCCTGCTTTGGGGGGAACCAGTCCTAGGGCTGCCTGGTGGCATCCACCAGCTGGGTCAGGCACTGGCAGTCTGAGCAGTGGGCTGTAGATGGAAAAGGAAGGGATAgaagcgggagggagggaggcagtgggggtgggtggggaggaagagggggagggggaggggctggccaCGGCAGCATTTGGCAACCTCACAGGCACCTCTTTCCCGCCCTCTGCTGCTGCACCAGAGTTCAGCTCCTTCAACAGCAGGCCCACCCTGGGCCATCAGAGTCTGCCCTCCTCACCCTCCAGTTTTGTTTCTATATGTTACTTGGCTCGGGTCACAAATTAACCAGATTTGGGGAGCCCGCTTaatcaatttctctttcaaattctttttctgtactCCTCCCACGTACTCTCAACCTCAGGGCAGATTAGGAAAAGATTTAGGAAGAGGGTGAGGGTACAGGGGAGAGTCTGGACTGGAAGTCAGGGGTCTTTGGTCTGTGCGGCAGTGAACAAGTGGCTTCAGGCTTTTGGAGGATgaaatgtgcctttttttttttttaaaggaattttgccttttttatttttaaattttatttatttatttatttatggctgtgttggctcttcgttgctgtgtgagggctttctctagttgcggcaagcgggggccactcttcatcgcggtgcgccgacctctcactatcgcggcctctcctgttgcaggctccagacgcgcaggctcagtaattgtggctcacggggctagttgctccgcggcatgtgggatcctcccagaccacggctcgaacctgtgtcccctgcattggcaggcagattctcaaccactgcgccaccagggaagcccaaaatgtgcCTTTTATGTGGAAGGATTCTAGGTGTGCCTGGTACAGAGAAGAGAGCCCTTAGATGCTGGTCTCTTATGTGGAGAGCTTGACAAACACAGTTTCCAGGACCTTATTTGGAACACCCTCAACTCTCACAGGGACCCATCCACTCCGGAAACGGAAATTTATGTGTATAAATAGGAGCTTGCATCACTGCCTCTTTGCTGGCCAGGGCACAGCAGGTTCTGTCCCTTCCTCATGGGGAATGGCTGTGGCTGGTCCCTCTGGACATTCATCTCAGCTTCTAAGCCAGGGGCCATTCTCTTTCAAACAGGGTCAGGACTCAGCCTAGACACTCGCTGACACTCTTTCTGAaccctgggctgggccctgggtcAGCTGCTCTGAGGAGGCCATCTCTGAAAGCTTGGGACATGCACAGAGTGGGAAAAATTTGAGTTACCCAATGCACATGCTCCCAGCTGAAAGGGAACGAGACAGCACTCTGCCGTCTTGAATCAGCTCTCATGCTGTAAACAGGTGTCCTTTTCATGGTCTGTTTGTGCCATGTTTTTcgaatttttgtgctttttgttggtgactCTGTTGTTTAAAGTGGCCCCAAGTGTAGTGCTGAAGTAGTGTCCTGAGTTTCTAAGAGCACAAAGGCTGGGATGTGCCCTATGGAGAAAACATGTGCTAGATGAGCTTCATTCAGACATGAGTCATAATGCTGAcaacttgatttcagatttccagcctccaggactgtaagataatacgttttcattgttttaagccacccagcttgtGGTAGTAAGTGAAGAGACGAATACAGAAGGGTTTAAAGCCCCCTGGCATTTCCCAGCAGTCCTGAGGGCTGGGGCCACCTGCCTGCTTTTCCAACAGGTGCAAGGAGCAGGAAGCAACTTCAGCATATAGTGCATTCCTTCTTTTCCCTACCTACCATCACTTCCTCGTTATTTGTTGGAATAATGAGAAAAGGTTCTCATTATTTGTTGGCCGGACAATTTTGATAGCCCCTTGATTCATATTCTTCCCATAGTGTTCTCTCTGAAAAATCAGCCTTTACAGAGTCGCCAAAGAGCTCTTTTTAAAATCCAgatgccctgggcttccctggtggcgcagtggttgagagtccgcctgccgatgcaggggacactggttcgtgccccggtccgggaagatcccacatgccgcagagcggctgggcccgtgagccatggccgctgagcctgcgcatccggagcctgtgctccgcagcgggagaggccacaatggtaagaggcccacgtaccgcaaaaaaaaaaaaaaaaaaaaatccagatgcccgagccacaactatggagcccacctgccactaCTAAGACCCTGCGCAAccaaattaaaatacataaataaataatcaatcaatcaatcaatccggATGCCACACCCTGGCCGGGCCAGCCTCCTCACTCCTCTGTGAACGTGATAAGCTGGAGCGGGGCTTGCTCAGTTACTTCCTCCATGTCTCCCCTCAAATGTCACCCCCGTAGGGAGGCCTTCCTCAATCCCTAGATATAGTAACACCCTTCACCTCCCCTCCCACACTCTTTCCCTCTCACCATTCTATATttatcttttggggtttttttttttttttttcatttattttttttgggggggggtttgtttttaaatcacgTCCTGACATAGCCTTAGTTTCTAGGAAACAACCAATTTGAAATAGGAGAGCAGGGAATTTTTATCCACCCATACAGTGCCTGGGTGCTCAAGAATTACTTGAATGATTGTTAAATGAATTCTGTCCAAATTCTGTTGCTGCTCTGTAGAACAATCCCAATCCGAGGCctgagggtggggtgagggaggaatGGGCATGGTCCTGCAATTGCTCCTGTCGGTTTTTCCAGGGCAACTGTCCACAGCTTCCCAATCTGCAGgataatttccattttctctctaatAATTTGCCTCTTTTTCTGTTGGGTTTTGCTGGGACGTGTCATCATCCCTGATCCATCCATCCCAAAATAATGCCCTCTTTCAGAGTCCCAGCTTTAAGAGCATTTGGGTCAGGACGGGTCTCTTTTTCAAATCTGGCCACCTTAGCCTCTAGGATCTTACTCCCCAAGGAAGTTGCTCTTTAAGTCAACTTTAATACAAATGTCTTCCAcggtttttctttcattttgctcTGTCCCTGTCCTGTGCTGAgtgcaagaagaagaagaagaaaaaaaaaaaagctttgtaaaCCAGTTTAGTTCCTCCTTCAGACTGATAAAACCCTAACCAGTCTTCTAATCGGTAATTAATTCCTAAGAACAGAATTTTCCATCTTTGGGACTTTTAAAAGTTCCATTTGAACTTccgtttttattatcattcaacTGAGAATTTTTTACTTCTCATTAAGACAACTTGTTCTCTATATTATAAAAGTTCTCAGTACTGATTATCTGTTTATTGACTGAAATTCACCATCCCTGTGAGTTAAAATTCAGAGCCTGGGCCAGGGCTAATGTAATGAACAATCCAGAATGAATGTGAGACCAAGTGACTGGCCATATGAATGCCTTCCTGAGCACAGCAGTTGAGGCAGCTCAGTGGGACCTACTGATATCTGGATGAGATGTACAGGCCGGTGCAGTACTCAGGAGTGCTCTGAGGCCCGAGGTACCTGACTGCAGAGCTCCCAGCCTGCTCTGGCCGTGAAAATGGAGACCCCCATAGTGGGCAGGGACCCTCACTGCTCAGCCCCTTTGTCTTCTCTTGGAgcatgtttatttgtgttttgagTTTTAGTTTTTCATAATTCTGTTGTTAATGgtgcaaaaaaaaagtgaaaacttaaatgaccatttttttaaaaataaaaattattattaaaatgtttaacacAGCCCCCTGTTTCTGTTAAGGTAATTAAAGAAGGAGTCCGTTAGACTGAGGTGGTTTTTCTGCCTTGGTAGTCTTTGTAAGCAAACTGAAACCTTAGCCAGAATCAATGCACTGGAATCTGAGAAAACGAAACTTAAGAACAACCTATCACAGATAGCCAACTAGGCTTTCCCAAATTAGGCAACCACGGAAGCTATAGCCAATCAGATAGTCTCCTTGTTTAGCTTCTGTGTCTTCTCTAAAAaagcctcccccagcccctgtcgGTGGAGCATAGCCAGCCAACCTTAAGTCTGGTGCTGCCTGATTCCAGTTGATACATGCTCAAACTCTTGAAAATTTtaatgtgcctcagtttatcttttaacatttcttttcccCAATAGTATGTatgtgagatttatccatgttgtgccATGCCGCCATAATTTATTGATTCCTAATCGTGTATATTCCATTGAATGAAAATCACAATGTATTTATCCACACCAGTGTTTGCTTATTACAAATAATGGGACTATGCATATTCTTAAGACATGTCTTCTTATGCACCTTTAtataccttttttgtgtgtgtgtgtgtgtgctgtacgagggcctctcactgttgtggcctctcccgttgcagagcataggctccggacgcgcagtctcagcggctatggctcacgggcccagccactcggcggcatgtgggatcttcccggaccggggcacgaacccgtgtcccctgcatcggcaggcggactctcaaccactgcaccaccagggaagccctatatgccttttttttggtgtatggtcgggccactcaagatggctctCTGTACCTCCCCTGCCCTACCAGTGTCTGTTTCACCTATATCTTACACACGACTGACCTTCCTGAACTCCTGCCCCCgccccagctggtgattgttcttatcaaaggggcggtgaggggcgtgcccctccgctggtttccctggtaactaatgagcccacctgacatcaattcccctGTAACTGGtaatctccccttcccccctgcccCAGAGCGAAGACTGCCACCATGTTCATTTTCCCCGTCCACCGCACACAATcgggtgtcgctccaggacctcgcttcagacgtgtaagctcccccatccattacACCACTGacgtctctgttgctgactccgggctctttctttggtctttaaGTGGGGCAGGCACACGCCTTGTAGgtctgtggggtgcagcccaacagttGGGTAGATAAGCCAGTTTTTTGAAAGTTTATGAGTGTTTCAATTGCTCtaatcctcaccagcacttggagTTGTCCTGCCACCAGC
Protein-coding regions in this window:
- the RTP3 gene encoding receptor-transporting protein 3, coding for MRQDMEAWKQVFQELIREVKPWHTWKLTRDKSLLPNILKPGWTQYQQWTCARFQCSSCSRNWASAQVQVLFHMHWSEGESRGRVKMRVFAQRCQKCSQPSFEVPKFTEGNISRILNNLVLQILKKCYREGFTLVEIPTIKEISLEGPHDSDNCEACLQGFCVQSELGLAMWSPVSPLPPTISSPILGITTEKPSPTRSSTGGDAVKKKKVLPRQSFPETTQAESLPISWSPRANTNFQAERRDQNSFNNCTFSSHTAQRTRSLGMSCCCCLMLIIIIVIVVKTTI